A single genomic interval of Tursiops truncatus isolate mTurTru1 chromosome 1, mTurTru1.mat.Y, whole genome shotgun sequence harbors:
- the KIAA0040 gene encoding uncharacterized protein KIAA0040 homolog: MEKISAFFSAIWDTISAKHQEGLFNSICLGILLGLPLLVIITLLFICCHCCWSRAGKSGQQPERNKGKKKKKKKKKAEEDLWISAQPKLLQMDKRPSLPV; this comes from the coding sequence ATGGAGAAAATCAGCGCCTTCTTTAGCGCCATCTGGGACACCATCTCGGCCAAACACCAAGAGGGCCTCTTCAACAGCATCTGTCTAGGCATCCTCCTGGGGCTGCCCCTACTGGTGATTATCACCCTCCTCTTCATCTGTTGCCATTGCTGCTGGAGCCGGGCAGGCAAAAGTGGCCAACAGCCAGAGCGAAacaaggggaagaagaagaagaaaaagaagaagaaggctgAAGAAGACCTCTGGATCTCCGCTCAGCCCAAGCTTCTCCAGATGGACAAGAGGCCATCACTGCCCGTCTAG